The nucleotide window GTCCCTGTCTGGTGACGCCGGATGAAGTGGCCGATCCTCACGGCTTGCGCCTGTGGTGCAAGGTGAACACGGAAATCCGCCAGAACGGCTGGACCGGAGACATGATGTTCCGCGTGCCGTTTCTCATCAGTTACATCAGCCGCTTCATGACCCTGTTGCCGGGGGATGTGATCGCCACCGGCACACCCAGCGGGGTGGCGATGGGGATGGAGATTCCGCGCTATCTGGTGCCCGGGGATGCGGTGGAGTGTGGCATCGAGGGCCTTGGCGAATTGAAGCAGCGCGTGGTCGCCTTGGCCTGACAGTTGCATTTCCGGACGGATGGAGGCGGGCCGTTGGGAAATCCCCAACGGCCGTTAGAGTTCTTTCAGTGTGTTTCACGGCAGTAAACCCTTTCATTTGAAATGGGTTGTCGTGACCGCCCCGATTCCGGGCTTGCCCCGGTCCGGGCGGTCCATTACCCGGGTGGTCCGCGTCGCCAAACACGCCTCACCGCCATGCCGATCACCCGCGCCCTCCTTTCCGTCTCAGACAAGACGGGTCTCGCCGAATTCGCCAAAGAGCTGGACGCCATGGGCGTGCAACTGCTTTCGACCGGCGGCACCGCCAAAGCCCTGCGTGACGCCGGCCTGCCGGTGATCGACGTCTCTGAATACACCGGTGCTCCGGAACTTTTCGACGGCCGCGTCAAGACCCTCCACCCGAAGGTCCACGGCGGCCTCCTGCACCGCCGTGACGACAAGGAGCACGTCTCCCAGGCGAAGCAGCACGACATCCCGCCGATCGACCTCGTCGTGGTGAACCTCTACCCCTTCGAGGAAACCATTGCGAAGCCGGACGTGACTCTCGAGGACGCGATCGAGAACATTGACATCGGCGGTCCTTCGATGCTCCGCAGTGCGGCCAAGAACTACGCCAGCGTCACCGTCGTCACTGATCCTTCCGACTATACGCGCGTGATCGAAGAGATGAAGGAGAACAAGGGCGACACCACCCGCGGCCTGCGCCAGGAGCTGGCGGTGAAGGTTTTCCTCCGCACCTCGTCCTACGATGCCGCGATCACCAATTTCCTCGGCCAGTCCAATGAGATGTCCCGCACCACCTTCACGGTGAGCCTGCCACTGGAACAGGAGCTGCGCTACGGTGACAACCCGCACCAGAAGTGCTCGCTCTACGGTGACTTCCGTAGTTGCTTCAGCCAGATCCAGGGCAAGGAGCTGAGCTACACCAACATCCTCGACATCGAGGCCGCGGCCGACCTGATCCTCGACTTCGTCCGCCCGACCGTGGCGA belongs to Luteolibacter ambystomatis and includes:
- the purH gene encoding bifunctional phosphoribosylaminoimidazolecarboxamide formyltransferase/IMP cyclohydrolase → MPITRALLSVSDKTGLAEFAKELDAMGVQLLSTGGTAKALRDAGLPVIDVSEYTGAPELFDGRVKTLHPKVHGGLLHRRDDKEHVSQAKQHDIPPIDLVVVNLYPFEETIAKPDVTLEDAIENIDIGGPSMLRSAAKNYASVTVVTDPSDYTRVIEEMKENKGDTTRGLRQELAVKVFLRTSSYDAAITNFLGQSNEMSRTTFTVSLPLEQELRYGDNPHQKCSLYGDFRSCFSQIQGKELSYTNILDIEAAADLILDFVRPTVAILKHTNPCGVGQDDEDLRVAWQKAFETDRQAPFGGVIVCNRPLTEGLARVISEIFTDVIIAPEFEAEARAILQKKKNLRLMKINDAYFTAKKAPVIRSCPGGLMVMDRDHTALGLDNLESKVVTKRPPTEEEMRAMRFGWRVVKHVKSNAIVYANSDRTLGIGAGQMSRVDSSRIAVWKAQEAGLSLKGSIVASDAMFPFADGLKAAIESGATACIQPGGSIRDEEVIAAADEAGMAMIFTGHRHFRH